The genomic stretch GCGCGAGGCGCTGGCCGCACTGCTCACCACCGGCGAGCTCAAGGTCGCCGATCTGCCGGGGCTGGGCCCCGACGACCGGCTGGCCCTCGCCCGGCGACTGGTGACCGAGTCGATCGCCGTCGTGCCCGACGGGCACGATGGGCGGCATGGCGAGACATCCGGCACCGGCCGATGAGCCGGCGGCGGACCCGGTGGGGGGCATGACCGCCACCTCGGCGACGGACGACTTCTGCCGCACCGAGGTCCCGGCGCGGCCGCTGGGGCGCCTCGACGAGAGCCGCTGCTCGGTGCGGGCGCTGGCGCGCGGCGACTCCCCCGTGGCCACGGCCTCGCCCGTGCAGCGCTGGGTGCTCATCGAGCAGCCCGGACCGTGGGGGCGGGAGGCGCTCGGCGAGTCGCGGTTCGACCCCGAGGTGGCGCCGCGACTGGCCGCCCGGGCCCGCGCCGAGAACGTGCGCCTGCTGCTGGTGCGCCGTCCGGGCGACCGGCTGGCCGACTCCGGCCGCCGGTGGGCCTACGGCGACAGCCGGCCTGGCCGGGAGGGCTTGTGGTGGTCGGTGCGCTCGTCCGACGCCGACCTGCTGACCGCCCCGTGGGACGGGTCGGTCGGCGAGCCGTCGACCGCGCCGACGTACCTCGTGTGCACGCACGGCGGCCACGACGCCTGCTGCGCGCTGCGCGGCCGCCCCCTGGCCCGCGCGCTGCCGGCGCCGGGGCCGGCCGACGTCTGGGAGTGCAGCCATCTGGGCGGCGACCGGTTCGCGGCCAACGTCGTGGTGCTGCCGCACGGCTTCTACTACGGCCAGGTGCCCGGCGACGGCGCCGCGCTGGTGGCCGCTCACCAGCGCGGAGAGGTGGCGCTCCCGTGGCTGCGCGGGCGGGCGGGCGTCCCCGCCCCCGGCCAGGCGGCGCAGCACACGGCGCGGGCCGAGCTGGGCCTGCTGGCCCTCGACGCGCTGCCGGTCACGGGTGTCCGCCAGCTGACCTCACCGGGCGCCGAGGTGGAACGCTGGGTGGTCACCATGGCGGGCCCGGACGGCGACGTGGTGGCCTGGGTCGAGAGCCGGCCCTCCGAGGAGGCCGCGGCGCTCACCTGCCGGGCCACCCACCCGGCGCACTCGCGGACGTGGCGGGTCTCCCTGGACTAGCAACTAGCGGAGTGCGCGGCCCCGCGCGGCCAGCAGCGGGATCGCCAGCTCGGTCGCCGTGAGCGATCCGTGGAAGGCGGCCAGCCGGCTGGGGCCGGGCTCGAGCTGCGGCATGGTCAGTGCCCAGGTGCCGCGCGCCAGCGCGACGACGTCGCCGATGCGGGCGGCCACAGCGTCGTCGACCGGGCCGAAGATGCCGCTGGCGACGGCCTCGTCCCGTCCGGCGACCCAGGCGCGGTCGCCGAGGACCTCCCGCCACCGCGCCAGGACGTCACGGCCCGCGCCCGGCTCGACGTGCAGGTAACGGGCGCGCGGCTCGCCGGCGACGAGCCGGACGCCGTCGGCCAGGTCGGGTGCGGCCTCGACGTCGAACCGGGTCGACGCGGGGACGTCGAGCATGCCGTGGTCGGCGGTGACCAGCAGCGCGGCGTCGTCGGGCAGGCCGTCGACGAGGCGTTCCACGACGGCGTCGACGAAGGCCAGCTGCGCCCGCCAGGCCGGCGAGTCGACGCCGCGCACGTGGCCGGTCAGGTCGAGCTCGGGGACGTAGGCGTAGACGAGGGACCTCGGGCCGGCGGCCAGGGCCGCGTGCACCTGCGCCACGAGGTCGCCGTGGCTGACCGCGCCCGGATATCCGGCGCCCCGGTACACCGCGCGGGTCAGTCCCGAGCCGGCGTAGGCGAACGGCCCGACGGCGGTCGTGGGCACGCCGGCCGCCTCGGCCTGCTGGAAGACCGTGGGCCGGGCCTGCCAGACGTCCGGGTCGGGGTCGTCGCGCCACTGGACGTGGTTGAGGGTGCGTTCCGGGGGCCGGGAGTCGCTCCCCGGAACGGCAGTGACGAACCCGAGGATGCCGTGGCTGCCAGGGGGCAGGCCCGTGCCGAGGGTGGCCAGGCTGACCGGGGTGGTGCTCGGGCACGGAGCGGAGATGTCCCCCACCGGCCGGGCCATCCCGGACAACGCCGGCGCGAGGGCCGCGTGGTCGCGGAGCAGATCGGCGCCGAGCCCGTCGACCAGGAGGACGGCGACCCGGCGGGCCCCGCCGAGGACAGCCGCGAGACCGAGCGGGTCCGCGGCCAGGTCGCCTCGGTCGACCGCGACTCCCAGGGCCGCCGCGGCACCCGGCAGGACGTCGGCGAGGGTGGCCACGCCGTACGGGGGCACGGCCAGGTCGGGCGCCGGCGTCATCGGGGCAGCGTGGCGAGGACGTGCAGCCCGGTCGCGACGTCGCGGTACGGGGAGGTCTCGGCGAGGGCGAGCTCCAGGGAGCGCACCGCCTCGGGCGCGGCCCCCGAGGTCGCCTCGAGCAGGTCGGCGACCACGGAGACGCCCCGCCACGGGCCGGGCTCCAGGCCGGCGCCCTCGACGAGCGCGAGCATGTCGTGCGGCGTGAACCGGCGGCGGGCAGGGCGGGCGCGGCCGGGGGCGGGGTCGCGGTCCTCGAGCAGGGCCAGCGCCTCGACCGGATGGCCGGCCACCGCACGGCCGAGGACGGCGCCGGCGCGGTTCGCCGTGGCGACGCTCACCTGGCCACCGGGCCGGAGCGCGCCGGCGATCTCGCGCAGCGTCACGGCCGGATCGTCGACGACCTCGAGCACGAAGTGGCAGAGCGCCAGGTCGAAGGCGACGTCGCTGCCGCCGGCGCTCGGCAGCACCTCGTGGAGGAGGTCGCCGTCCCCCTGCAGGGCGCGGACCCGCGCGCCGACGCCGGCGGTGTCGGCCCGGCGGCCGAGGGTGGCCAGGGCGTCGGCGCTCGGATCGACGACCGTGACCTCGTGGCCCAGCCGCGCGAGCGGGACGGCGAACATGCCGCTGCCACCGCCGACGTCGAGCACGCGGAGGGACGAGCCCCTGCCCACGACCTGGTCGAGCGCGGCCCACACGGCGGCGGTGCGGGCGGGCAGCTGCTCCGTCACAGGGGGCGTCGGCACCCGGCCGAGCCTACTGGCGGCTACACGGGGACGCCGTCGGCTGCCCGGCGGATCTCGGCGATGTCGATGCGGCGCATCTGCAGCATGGCCTGGGTGGCGCGCTGGGCCCGGCCGGGATCGGGATCGGTGGTCAACCGGATCAGTTCCTCCGGGTAGACCTGCCACGAGACGCCGAATCGGTCCTTGAGCCAGCCGCACATGCTCTCCTCGCCGCCGTCGAGGAGCCGGTCGTAGTAGCGGTCGGACTCCTCCTGGTCCGCGCACACGATCTGGAAGCTGATCGACTCGTTGAACTGGAACTGCGGCCCACCGTTGAGGGCGGTGTAGGGCTGCCCGTCCAGGGTGAAGTCGACGGTCAGGACGTCGCCCTCCTTCATGGGCGGCGGCATGTCCGGCCCGTAGCGGGTGACGTCGCCGATCGAGCTGTTCGGGAAGATCGACGTGTAG from Blastococcus sp. PRF04-17 encodes the following:
- a CDS encoding class I SAM-dependent methyltransferase; this encodes MPTPPVTEQLPARTAAVWAALDQVVGRGSSLRVLDVGGGSGMFAVPLARLGHEVTVVDPSADALATLGRRADTAGVGARVRALQGDGDLLHEVLPSAGGSDVAFDLALCHFVLEVVDDPAVTLREIAGALRPGGQVSVATANRAGAVLGRAVAGHPVEALALLEDRDPAPGRARPARRRFTPHDMLALVEGAGLEPGPWRGVSVVADLLEATSGAAPEAVRSLELALAETSPYRDVATGLHVLATLPR
- a CDS encoding sucrase ferredoxin; the protein is MTATSATDDFCRTEVPARPLGRLDESRCSVRALARGDSPVATASPVQRWVLIEQPGPWGREALGESRFDPEVAPRLAARARAENVRLLLVRRPGDRLADSGRRWAYGDSRPGREGLWWSVRSSDADLLTAPWDGSVGEPSTAPTYLVCTHGGHDACCALRGRPLARALPAPGPADVWECSHLGGDRFAANVVVLPHGFYYGQVPGDGAALVAAHQRGEVALPWLRGRAGVPAPGQAAQHTARAELGLLALDALPVTGVRQLTSPGAEVERWVVTMAGPDGDVVAWVESRPSEEAAALTCRATHPAHSRTWRVSLD
- a CDS encoding alkaline phosphatase family protein gives rise to the protein MTPAPDLAVPPYGVATLADVLPGAAAALGVAVDRGDLAADPLGLAAVLGGARRVAVLLVDGLGADLLRDHAALAPALSGMARPVGDISAPCPSTTPVSLATLGTGLPPGSHGILGFVTAVPGSDSRPPERTLNHVQWRDDPDPDVWQARPTVFQQAEAAGVPTTAVGPFAYAGSGLTRAVYRGAGYPGAVSHGDLVAQVHAALAAGPRSLVYAYVPELDLTGHVRGVDSPAWRAQLAFVDAVVERLVDGLPDDAALLVTADHGMLDVPASTRFDVEAAPDLADGVRLVAGEPRARYLHVEPGAGRDVLARWREVLGDRAWVAGRDEAVASGIFGPVDDAVAARIGDVVALARGTWALTMPQLEPGPSRLAAFHGSLTATELAIPLLAARGRALR
- a CDS encoding VOC family protein; protein product: MPKQIPCLWFDGQAEQAAQHYTSIFPNSSIGDVTRYGPDMPPPMKEGDVLTVDFTLDGQPYTALNGGPQFQFNESISFQIVCADQEESDRYYDRLLDGGEESMCGWLKDRFGVSWQVYPEELIRLTTDPDPGRAQRATQAMLQMRRIDIAEIRRAADGVPV